One genomic window of Sardina pilchardus chromosome 15, fSarPil1.1, whole genome shotgun sequence includes the following:
- the LOC134102032 gene encoding hydroxylysine kinase: MASKDSKPNLTHAQVSELVRRLYGLTDSEIRPLPSYDDQNFYVCVSEGGEYVLKVMNSGDSQNPTLLELQTHAMNFLHKRGLPAQTAIPTKTGQLMSLEEIDCGCGLQKYLVRLLTYLPGTTVAKIPPSPHILYQVGKMAATMDKAFQEMEHPNLSVLQRENFIWSLSNIPLLEQYLPVMDGEPMQEVVSKVIAQYKAQVVPKMSAFRKCINHGDFNDHNILATPDGPSQYKISGILDFGDMSRGYYVFDLAIAIMYMMIENPSPVEVGGHVLAGYESVVALNAAERECLFLLVLCRFSQSLVLARYSVKQQPENEEYLMITSRTGIRHLQRLWEMGQEQVERTWFESAKTYQQQQP, encoded by the exons ATGGCATCTAAGGACTCCAAACCTAATCTCACCCATGCACAAGTGTCTGAGTTAGTTAGACGGCTGTACGGCTTGACTGACTCTGAGATCCGTCCACTTCCAAGTTACGACGACCAAaacttctatgtgtgtgtgagcgagggtGGGGAGTACGTGCTGAAGGTTATGAACTCCGGGGACAGCCAGAACCCCACTCTGCTGGAGCTACAGACCCACGCCATGAACTTCCTGCACAAGAGGGGACTTCCTGCACAAACAGCCATTCCCACAAAGACTGGGCAGCTCATGAGTCTAGAGGAGATTG ACTGTGGCTGTGGGCTTCAGAAGTACCTGGTGCGTTTGCTGACTTATTTGCCTGGTACGACTGTTGCCAAGATTCCGCCCTCCCCTCATATCCTCTACCAAGTAGGGAAAATGGCTGCCACCATGGACAAAGCTTTCCAGGAA ATGGAGCACCCCAATCTGAGtgtgctgcagagagagaactTCATCTGGAGCCTGTCCAACATCCCTCTCCTGGAGCAGTACCTGCCTGTGATGGACGGAGAGCCCATGCAGGAGGTCGTCAGCAAGGTCATCGCTCAGTACAAGGCACAGGTGGTCCCCAAGATGTCCGCCTTCCGGAAAT GTATAAACCACGGGGATTTTAACGACCACAACATCCTGGCGACGCCGGACGGTCCCTCCCAGTATAAAATCTCGGGCATCTTGGACTTCGGGGACATGAGCCGCGGCTACTACGTCTTCGACCTGGCCATCGCCATCATGTACATGATGATCGAGAACCCCAGTCCGGTGGAGGTGGGCGGGCACGTGCTGGCGGGCTACGAGAGCGTCGTCGCGCTGAACGCGGCGGAGAGGGAGTGCCTCTTCCTGCTGGTGCTGTGCCGCTTCAGCCAGTCGCTAGTGCTAGCGCGCTACTCCGTGAAGCAGCAGCCCGAGAACGAGGAGTACCTGATGATCACGTCGCGCACCGGCATCAGACACCTGCAGCGCCTCTGGGAGATGGGCCAGGAACAGGTGGAGCGCACCTGGTTTGA